The region TACTCATTAATACAGAAAGGCGTTTTAATAAAAGCGCCTTTCTTTCTTTATTTACATAATATTATTAAAAAATATTCGTTTATATTTGAAGAAAAATTAAGTAAACTATGAAATTTTTAACGCAATTAAGTCTTTTGTTTTTAATAGCAACTGGTTTGGTTTTTACAGGATGTACTAAAGAAGATCCTGATACAACTGGGCCAACAATTGAAATTACCAACATACCTGATAATAAAGAATTTAAATTTGGTGAAGATTTATTAATGAATTTTGAATTTACAGACCAAACAGGTGTGTATGAATATGCCTACGAAATTTATGCTAAAAATTTTGTGCCTAATAGTTTTGTAGTAAACCAGCGATTGATTGATTTAAATGGATATTTTACCAAAATTCAACAAAAAGAAACTGTTATTTTACCAGCCAAATCAGAATCTGAAAATTACTTCGAAGGTGATTATGTTATTGAAGTAAAAGCATCAGACATTAACCAACGTGTTTCAACATATTACAAGCCAATACGTATTGTTTACCCTGTAACCGAAGAGTAGTTTTATGAAAAAAATAGTTCTTTTTGTAAGTTTAGCAATTGCAGCAATTACGGTATCGTGTAAAAACGATGACGATTTGGTAAAAACAGTTCAATTGCCCAAAAGCATTACAAGTACAAATACAAACTTAGCGTTTAGTTACAGTAATACTGGTCAATTAATAAAAATTGAAAATACATTATCGGCAGGTCAATCAAATGAAATGCTTTTTACGTACGATACAACTGGTAAACTAACAAAATATGTAAGTGTTAATACGCAGCCAGGTGTTGTTTTAACAGAAACTTTTTTGGTTAGTTATCCCTTTGAAAATCAAGTGAAAGTTACTAACGAAGCTAATGATTATACATTGATTAATTTAAATGAGAATGGTCAGGCCGTATCGTTAGTAAAATCAAATAAAACCACCACATTTTTATACGATACAAACGGAAATTTAGTTAAAAACGAAAACGAAAATAACACAATCACTGCTAATTTTAATACATACAAGGGTGTTTTTAGTGGGGTTACTTCACCAAAATGGGTGTTGCTTTTAACAGCGTATAATCTTCATAATTTTGCCGTAAATAACCCCGTAACGGTTACCAATGTTACTGTTGAAAATAACGTTACAACCACTAGTTCTGAAACGTACTCATATCCTATTGAACATATTGTTAACGAATATCCAACCAAAATTTCGGTTAATTATTCGGTAAACGGTATGTCAAATAATTATGTTTATACCGTTCATTATTAGAAGGTTAAAAGGATATTTTCTTGTTTTTGTAAAAAACACATTTATATTTGTAATAAATTTAGAAAATAATTTATTATGAAAAAATTAGTAGCAGTAACATTGCTAATCTTTGGATTTGCAGTTACATCATGTACTGACGACGACGCTCAACAGCCAACGCCAGCTTCGGGAACATATCTTCCGTCAAAAATTTATGGAGATGATGGAGAAATAACTTTTAAATACGACGATAAAAACAGACTTATCGAAGTTAAAGAAAGTGAAGGAGATTATACTTTTACAAAAACGTTTACTTACACGGGTGAACAATTAACAGCCGCAAAATTTAGTGAAGTTTCTCAACAAGAGGTGTTTGACTATCTTTATACGTTTACCTACCAAAGCAACAAAGTTATTAGTTCGTACTACGACAGCCGTTTTCCTGAAACGGTTTATACAGATGAGGTAGTGATTGATGCTAAAGGAAACGTTGTTTTTTTATGGGATAATAACTATTTTACAAATGCTGCGGGTAATATTAGTAAAATATCTAATTCTTTAGAAGAAACTTTGTTTGAATACGATTCTAAAAACGGAATTTTTAAAAACGTTAAAACACCACAATGGGCATTAGTATATTTAACAGATGATTTTTCTTTAAATATTGCAAATAATTGTATAAAAGAAGATTATACTTATTTCGAAACGAATGAAAATGAAGTGTTTAATCGTGTTTATGAGTATAATGCCGATCAATATCCAGTAAAAATTTCATTCCCAAGTGAAGATTATGATTTGGTAGTAGAATATATTAAAAAATAAAACGAATCTAATAAAAACAAAACTTGCCCAATTCGGCAAGTTTTTTTATTTTGCATCAACTCAAACAACAAAGCATGAAAAAATTAATACGTTCAATTAGTATCGCTTCCTTGTTTATAACATTAAGCATAAACGCTCAAAATACTGAAATGAATTATCCGCAAACCGAAAAGAAAGAGGTTATAGACACCTATTTTTCTACCAAAATATCAGATCCTTACCGTTGGTTAGAAGACGATCGTTCGGCCGAAACAGCCGCTTGGGTAACCGCTCAAAATAATCTTACTTTTACTTATTTAGATCGAATTCCGTATCGCGATCAATTAAAAAAGCAACTAACAGAAAAATGGAACTATGAAAAAATTGGTGCACCATTTGTAGAAGGTGATTTTACGTATTATTATAAAAACAATGGATTACAAAATCAATCTATTTTGTACAGAAAAGATGCAACAGGTAAAGAAGAGGTTTTCTTAGACCCAAATACCTTTTCAACCGATGGAACCACATCATTAGCCGATGTTTCATTTACAGAAGACGGTAGTTTGGTTGCCTATGCAATTTCTGAAGGCGGCAGCGATTGGCGAAAAATTATCGTTTTAAATGCAAAAGACAAATCGGTTGTTGGCGATACCTTGGTCGATGTGAAATTTTCTGGTATTGCTTGGTATAAAAACGAAGGTTTTTATTATTCAAGTTACGACAAACCAACAGGTTCAGAACTTTCGGCTAAAACAGATCAGCACAAATTATATTACCACAAGTTAGGAACACCACAAAGTGCCGATAAAGTGGTATTTGGCGAAAAATACATTCGTCGTTATGTAAGCGGGTATGTAACCAACGATCAAAAATATTTGGTGGTAACCGCTGCAAATGCAACATCAGGTAACGAATTGTATATTCAAGATTTAACAAAGCCAAACAGTCAAATACAAACTGTAGTTACAGGTTTTGCCAATGATTATGCTATAGTAGATTCTAAGGACGGAAATATTTACATTGAGACCAACTTAAACGCACCCAATAAAAAATTAATGGTTGTAAAAGCTGCAACAATAATTAATAAAGATACTTGGGAAGAACTTATTTTAGAATCAGATAACGTACTAGATTTATCAAAGGCAGGTGGCTATTTTTTTGCACACTATATGAAAGATGCTGTTTCGGTTGTAGAACAATTTGATTATTCAGGTAAGTTTATTCGTAAAATTCAGTTACCTGGTTTAGGTACAGCAAGTGGTTTTAGCGATAAAAAAAATGCAAAAGAAGTATATTATTCATTTACCAATTACATAACGCCAGGTACAATTTATAAAATGAATATCGCTTCAGGAAAATCAGAAGTGTTTCAACAACCAAAAGTAAATTTTAACTCAAGTAATTACGAATCTAAACAAGTTTTTTATACTTCTAAAGATGGTACTAAAGTGCCAATGATGATAACTTATAAAAAAGGGACCGAATTAAACGGTAACAACCCAACCATGCTTTATGCTTATGGTGGTTTCAATATTTCGTTAACACCAAGTTTTAGTGTTGCAAATGCTGTTTGGTTAGAAAACGGCGGTGTGTATGCCGTAGCTAATTTACGTGGTGGTGGTGAATATGGTAAAAAATGGCACAATGCCGGTACTAAATTACAAAAGCAAAATGTTTTTGACGATTTTATTGCAGCTGCCGAATATTTAATTAATGAAAAATATACATCGAGCGAAAAATTAGCTATTCGCGGTGGATCAAACGGTGGATTATTAGTTGGTGCAACCATGACCCAACGACCAGATTTAATGAAAGTAGCTTTACCAGCTGTTGGTGTGTTAGATATGTTGCGTTACCATACATTTACGGCCGGTGCAGGTTGGGCGTACGATTACGGAACAGCCGAAGATTCTAATGAAATGTTTCAGTATTTAAAAGGATACTCTCCAGTACACAATGTAAAAGCAGGCGTTTCGTACCCAGCAACTATGATTACTACTGGCGATCACGACGATCGTGTGGTACCTGCGCATAGTTTTAAATTTGCTGCCGAATTGCAAGACAAAAATGCGGGTAACAACCCAATGTTAATTCGTATTGATGTAAATGCAGGGCACGGTGCAGGAAAATCAGTACAACAAACCATTAACGAAAATGCCGATATACAAGCGTTCACGCTTTGGAATATGGGAGTTAAAGAATTATAGTTTACACAAATGTGCCCCTATGAACTTGATTAACTACGTTCTATTCGCAAACTCGGGTCAGAGTCGCATTTTAAGAAAAAAATCCATCGTTTAACGCGATGGATTTTTGTTATTTAGTAGGTTTGTCGCCGTTAGCCAGCGAAAATTTCACCGATTTTTTAGGATATTGTTCAACACTCATTGCACTTGGGTTGTTAATTAGTTTTTTAATGCTGATTTTATCGCCCAACTTAAAATTAGCTTCGGTAAGTTTATAATCTAACAAATAAGGTCCGCAAAAGTAATTTCCTTTATCGTCTTTTTCTATAATGCCTTGGTATAAACCTTCTTTCGTTTCTTTTCCCATCACGTTTTAATTAAGTTGCAAAGATACAGAGTATTTTTAGTAAAATTACATTCTAAATACAAGTAAGTTGTTGTAACAAAATCAATATTTGTTATGATAAATTTAAGGAAACATTTTTACATTAAAATAAATCTTTCCCTAATTTTATAAAATCAAACATAAACAAATAAAAAATGGCAACAAAAGCGTATGCAGCCTTTAATGCGGTAGATCCGTTAGGGCCACACACTATAGAACGTAGAAATTTAAACGCAAAAGATGTATTTATTAAAATAGCTTATTGCGGTGTTTGTCACAGCGATTTACATACCGCAAAGTCCGATTGGGGACCAGCAAATTACCCAGCAGTTCCTGGGCACGAAATTGTAGGAACAGTTGAAGCTATTGGTGCTGAAGTTACTAAATTTAAAGTAGGCGATATTGTGGGGGTAGGCTGTATGGTAGAATCGTGCCAACATTGCCATTCGTGCGATGAAGGTTTAGAGCAGTATTGTGAGAATGGTTTTACAGGAACCTACAATTCTAAAAACTCAAAATACGGTGGCATTACTTACGGCGGTTATTCAGAAAACATTGTGGTTGAAGAAGGTTTTGTATTAAACATACCAACCAATTTACCTTTAGAAAACGTAGCGCCTTTATTGTGTGCGGGTATTACAACTTGGTCGCCATTGCGCCATTGGAATGTGAAAAAAGGCGATAAAGTAGGCGTTGTTGGTTTAGGTGGTTTGGGTCATATGGGTGTTAAATTTGCCAAAGCAATGGGCGCACATGTGGTAATGATAACTACATCGGCAAGTAAAGGCGAAGACGCTATGAAATTAGGAGCCGATGAGGTGTTGATTTCGAAAGATGCCGAACAAATGAAAAAACATGCCTATAGTTTTGATTTTCTATTGAATACCATTCCGGTGGCACATGATGTAAATCCGTACTTGTTGTTGTTAAAACTAGATAAAACCATGTGCATGGTTGGTGCTATTGAACCTTTTCCAATTCATGGCGGAGTGTTGATTAACAAACGCAGAAACATTGCTGGGTCGTTAATCGGTGGAATTAAAGAAACCCAAGAAATGCTTGATTTTTGTGGCGAACACGGTGTTGTTTCTGATGTTGAAGTAATTAAAATGAACGAAATTAACGAAGCTTATGTGCGCATGCAACAGTCTGATGTGAAGTACCGATTTGTAATTGATATGAAAACGTTGTAAACAAACAATAATAACATGTTTTTGTTCGTTATTGCTTTAAAATAAGATGATTATAAAAAAATCAGTAATAAACATTTTGGCATTGGCTTCGGTACTTACAACAACAGGTTTTTTGTTAGATGGCGATGCTAAAGACCCAAGTGTATTAACACGTATTACAGAATATGTAGCAATGCTAACCATTATTTTTGTCATTTTATCCGGATTTTATTTCGGGGTAAAAGCAATAACAAAACGATTACAAATTGTAAAATAAACAAAGAGGCTATCTGAAAAGATAGCCTCTTTGTCATTTCATACTTGATGCGAAATTGCATGCTTTTGATTTATAAAGTATTATTAAAAGCTAACCTGAACTTGTGTATTGAACGTAGTTAATCAAGTACAGCTTGATAAGTAGATACTTTTCGGACAGCCACTTTGTTAAAATTTCAAAACTTACGATAAGTTTGATAAATCGCTTTCGGGTTCTAATTCAACAGCCGGCTGATTCTGACAAAATAATCGAGCAGACAAAGCGCCTTTCA is a window of Myroides sp. JBRI-B21084 DNA encoding:
- a CDS encoding prolyl oligopeptidase family serine peptidase — encoded protein: MKKLIRSISIASLFITLSINAQNTEMNYPQTEKKEVIDTYFSTKISDPYRWLEDDRSAETAAWVTAQNNLTFTYLDRIPYRDQLKKQLTEKWNYEKIGAPFVEGDFTYYYKNNGLQNQSILYRKDATGKEEVFLDPNTFSTDGTTSLADVSFTEDGSLVAYAISEGGSDWRKIIVLNAKDKSVVGDTLVDVKFSGIAWYKNEGFYYSSYDKPTGSELSAKTDQHKLYYHKLGTPQSADKVVFGEKYIRRYVSGYVTNDQKYLVVTAANATSGNELYIQDLTKPNSQIQTVVTGFANDYAIVDSKDGNIYIETNLNAPNKKLMVVKAATIINKDTWEELILESDNVLDLSKAGGYFFAHYMKDAVSVVEQFDYSGKFIRKIQLPGLGTASGFSDKKNAKEVYYSFTNYITPGTIYKMNIASGKSEVFQQPKVNFNSSNYESKQVFYTSKDGTKVPMMITYKKGTELNGNNPTMLYAYGGFNISLTPSFSVANAVWLENGGVYAVANLRGGGEYGKKWHNAGTKLQKQNVFDDFIAAAEYLINEKYTSSEKLAIRGGSNGGLLVGATMTQRPDLMKVALPAVGVLDMLRYHTFTAGAGWAYDYGTAEDSNEMFQYLKGYSPVHNVKAGVSYPATMITTGDHDDRVVPAHSFKFAAELQDKNAGNNPMLIRIDVNAGHGAGKSVQQTINENADIQAFTLWNMGVKEL
- a CDS encoding NAD(P)-dependent alcohol dehydrogenase, with translation MATKAYAAFNAVDPLGPHTIERRNLNAKDVFIKIAYCGVCHSDLHTAKSDWGPANYPAVPGHEIVGTVEAIGAEVTKFKVGDIVGVGCMVESCQHCHSCDEGLEQYCENGFTGTYNSKNSKYGGITYGGYSENIVVEEGFVLNIPTNLPLENVAPLLCAGITTWSPLRHWNVKKGDKVGVVGLGGLGHMGVKFAKAMGAHVVMITTSASKGEDAMKLGADEVLISKDAEQMKKHAYSFDFLLNTIPVAHDVNPYLLLLKLDKTMCMVGAIEPFPIHGGVLINKRRNIAGSLIGGIKETQEMLDFCGEHGVVSDVEVIKMNEINEAYVRMQQSDVKYRFVIDMKTL